A stretch of DNA from Vespula pensylvanica isolate Volc-1 chromosome 6, ASM1446617v1, whole genome shotgun sequence:
ACGATCAAGGCCTGCGTCTCCGGCGTAAGCTTTTGTATCTTGATCGCCACTTTTTTGCTGCCTGCAAGAAGGGTTCGCGTCGATGAGTAGAAATTCATTGTTCAAGGCGGACGGGACGCACGAGAGAGTTTGCCTACCGGCTTGTTGGTCGATCGCCTCGTAAACGTCGCCGCAGACTCCGGAACCAATGACTTCTTTGAGAGCATATCTCTTTTCCGGATCTTGTATGCTGTCCAATCGTTGAAGAGTACCCGTGTGACCACCCATGTTTTTCTCGCGTATATCGAAATCGTCCTCTTCTTCCGGGTCGCGAGGTTTGCCGGCGCGTCTCCCGGCACCGGCGGATCTTCCCCTTCTGTCGTAATCGTATTCGTCCATCGCAAGACGATCGTCTCGATTCTCTTATCTATGACCTGAAACGAGTCCTATGGTTTAATACGGATGCCCGATGGTCAGATCGCGTATCGGAAATAATAATCTGctttcgtaaaaatatgtaaagtaTTGGCAAAGAGCTCGCGATTCTCGAAGGAGTCGACGACGAAGCGGTTTTCAGAGTGCACGTACTACGGCACTCGATGATTCGCCGATGCGTAGAGGACCGTGTCGCATCGGCCGCCCTCGAGGATGACTCTTCGAACGTACttggaatatttttaagaGACTTTGCCGTCGCCATCGCCGCCACATCGACGACGACTGCGACGAAGCTGGCTCGGCTTTCGCTGCGCTTCCATCACAAAGCCGAGTGctaattatattcattctcGAGAGCCGCGTGAACGAGAGGTAATCGCTAATTAGTAGCTTGCCTTCCTCCCGAAAACTTCGACAACTTCGAGAAGCCGAGATGTCGGAGGACGAACAGAAGACGAGGAAAATAGGATTTCTTCGTtgtttcttcgtcgtcgaaaAATATTAGTTACGCCGATCACAAAACGATCACGTAATGATGTCCGAAACGAAATAACTAGAGTTCGGCGGATCGCATTTTTTGCCATTCGTCGTTCGGTCGAGAACGTCGACGGTCGAGTAAGGTTtaaattcgttctctctctctctctctctctctctctctctctctccttctctctcgcgcgcgcgagacgttctacgacgacgatggtcATGCGGGGTACTTGTGGGGCTACGGAAACATCGTAGGTGGGTACATATCCCATTTATCGGATCTGGGGGATTATGTAAGATTATTTAACGTGTATACGGATCCGCACGGCATACCTAGGTAGAGCTCGTATGCGCGCTTTATGACAAAGAATAGCGATCGTTCGACGCTggctctccctctcctcctcctcctcctcctcctcctcctcctcctcctcctcctcctcgaaTAATCGTTAATCAAGGATCATCTCCCTACGTTATTCTCTCGCGATGTCTCATTCGTTGTTTCCCCTTTATCCgcgtcattttcttttttatcgtttttcgcTTCGCCCGAAGAAtcttttatctcgtttcttcCGACGTTCCTTCGTCCATTCTTTACCGCGCAGTTGATAAGCTTCACCGGCACGAAAAGCTCTCTCCGCGAAAGCTCTCTAATCGGATCATCGTTCAAAGTCTCGAGTCTAGTTTCCAGTCGACGATATTTCGCCAATGTCTTTCGACGTTGGTGTCACCCTCGAGAGACGGATTCCTACGTACGAGATCGATCGTCGAGTCGACGAGTAACGAAGTAACGAAGCTTTTCTCTCCACTTCTCGTTGATCCATTTAAACCTCTCATTAGGTTCGCGCGCGAAACTTTCCCACAAAGCGTACTTGGACGACCTTCTCTCCAACCTTCTTACCCTTTTAAAGAGCGCGAGTTCTGGTCCCCCTCTTGGATGCGTACGCGCGCgacagagcgagagagggacGGGTAGAAAAGTCGGATGAGGATGGAaatgagagaggagaaaaagaagagaggggaCGACTCGAGGCGAGTAGCACGAAAAAGTTTTTCTGAAATCACGGGCCGAGTCGTCCTTTCCTCCCTCGACTCCaccttttctcctctctccccctcctcctcctcctcctgctgctgctgctgctgctgcttcttcttcttcttcttcttcttctttccgaCGTGGCGTGCAGTCGAGCATCAATAATTTAGCGCCCTGTCGTACCAATAAACTCGCGACGGTGGACAAAGCGACTAGTAAAAGCGACTgtgcgagagagcgagagcgagagcgagagagagagagagagagagagtcgccggactcgctcgctcgcacgATCAGCGTGCTTTTCTTACGGTCGTTCACATATAGTCACCGCGACGCGTCTTTTCTTCGCCTCGTCCTCTCGCTCGTTCTCTCgctctatgtctctctttccctctcctcgATTACAAGCGGCAAGAAGCGGCATTACACGGGACACGCCGCGCCGACAAATCGACGGATTATGCTGGACGAGCGTCGAGCCACCGCGAATAAATGAATTGGCTAACGATGCTGacttccctcttttctcgcttcttttttcaaacttgGAGcagtctctctccctctctctctctctctctctctctctctctcggtcttcCTCCCGATCGGTGCGAACGGTACGCGATGGGGAATATTTACAAGAATTCGCGGTAAACGGAGACGTTCTCCGACCTTTTACTTCTCCtacgaatttcttcttttatttttcttccaaataACGATAATCGAAAGAAGGATGCCTCGTCGTCGAAAGACGCTCAATTTCCTTAGGCGACTGTGGGAAAGTCGATATCTCGTGAAGCAGAAGGAATGTTGTTAGTCCCGCGAATCCTTGGGAAGAAGTGGCCGAGCCACGAAGGTGTAACGgtaggaggaaggaggaggaagacgaGGAATCGTTTTCGGGCGAGCTGGTGCCGTTCGAGTTCGACCGCTTAGTTTCGACCGCTTGAAAAGGGTTCGACGCTCCCTTCTCCGGGATACGTCGGTGGAAAGCAGCGACGAGCGACTCCTTCCTCGTTCTCGGGAACGAACGACTCTACGTTATCGTCTACGTCGTCTACGTCGATTTCTAGTGGTACGAGTCTAGCGATAGGGAAACCAAATGTTCCGAGGCGTCGTGGTCGCGTCGATAAGTgagcgcgcgagcgcgcgtGCGGTAACGCGAAcctggaaaaagaaaggttcgATACGTCCTTAAGGCGGTGACGAGAGAGTCGAACGTTTCTTGTCGCCACCACCTTGTCCATCTTCTTGTCTTTGCGTCGTCCGCCTTTTACAGACGGCCGGAGATCGATCCTTTCGGCAGATAACGCGTTCGCCTCTTCGGAATTCCACGGGACGCGAAGGTGTCGCTCTTTTCGCGCGTTACGcgttgctttctctctctctttctctctctctctctctctctctttctctgtctgtctttctctcacgcgcgctctctctctctctctctctctctctctctctctctctctctctgtctcgcgCGCGCCGCAGATCGAAAAATCCTTCTCGCAGGTCCGATCGTACGTTATTTCCGTCGGAGGGCTTAATCGCTACCGGGAATCTCAGCTCGGTTCTTCTTCCTCGAAGCTCATGCAACATTTAACTTCCCCGTACGATCTCTCTTTGcctctcctttctcctccCCGACTTTTGCCCGAACCTTCCGTTTCAGCTAGAACGTCCGACTTTGTTTTATCGTAGAAGAAGCTCGCTCGCTTCTTTCAGCGGAGAAAAATTTTCGCGCGAGGGGCActgaaacgatcgagaaataCGATGTGGCCGAAAGCGGAGGACTAGTCGTTGGTCGTTTTTGTTATCCACTTGTCCGCGAGCGTCGAGGGAAACGATCGCGCGTACAggcctctcttccttttcgttcgaTTCACCACTCTCGTCGcacgtctctttttctacgcATCCTCACAAAATATTGCGGAACACGTGTTCCGGCACCTCGAAGACGAGTACCGTGGAAcgcgaagaagagaaggcAATTCGATCCTTTTCCCTCCGTCCGGTTCGtcgtatttcttcttcctcctcctcctcctccacctcctccttctcttcttcttcttcttcttcctcttcttctcctctttcttctcgtcgtTGACGACGAGAACGGCAAAAGGGAGATTCCTCAAACGTGACATTATCGACGGCTCGAAGTAAGACGCGATAGCTTCAGCGCTTTGCTCGATCGAGACCGAGCTTCGGCGGGGAAGATAGGACGGGTGAAAACGTTGAAAAGACGTTGAAACGttggaacgaagaaaagtagCGAAAGGTGCGAAATGCGGTTAAGGGTAAAGCAGCAAGAGGGGAAGCGAGAGTGGTCTCTCAACCGACTCGCGACTCGCGCTCGGCAACTCACCTCTAATTAAGACGTCTGGCAGGTCGCGCAAGCCCTACGGCGTCCGGCCTCGCAGTGCTCGCAGTAGAGCTCGACTACGACGACGTCGACTACCACGGTCGGTCTTGGCGTTAGATCCGAAAGGGCGTCCCGACGAGCTTCCTAAAGAACGTCCCGACGAGCGCCCCAAACAGCACCCCAAACAGCGCCATAAACAGCGGCCCCAAAGAGCGCCCCCAAAGACCGCACCGACGAGCCGCACGCTGGAGTGCAAAGGGGGAGAAGACTGGGGCTCGTACTCGGGAGAAGGGGCGCTTGGCTTCCATGATCCAATAACGCCGACTTAATTAACTAACTGCTAACTCGCAAGCTTGTTAGCTCATTGATTTCGTTCCCAGCGCGTAGTCTCTGAGTCGTCTGCGCCGTAGAgactacttctttctctttcgtggaCCGTTCGAACGGATCGCCGAATAGAGAGTCCTTGCGAAATTTCTCTCGATAATCTCGGCCGAGCCATTCCTTTCGCACTTTCCTACGATTCGGCGGACAATGGAGCGAACATCTGGAAAGGTTCGATAAGTCGGCGAATTTGGGATTACGAATTTGCCTCGCTAAAGACGGCTTTTGAAACGCCAATCGAGGTACGATCGCTTCTCTTTCAGGACGATGCTGGTTCGAGGGAGGTAAAAATGTGCGTTCGCGACGGCGAGCGTCGTGCTCGAGCTTCTAATCTCGTTGCTCGGATCGATGCTCCTTGAAAAAGATCTCTGCAGGGTCGCGATAAATTAATGCGCTTTATCGCGGCTTCTTCAGGGTCCTGCGGTACGACGACGGTCAAAGGGAGCCGCTCGCGAGTTCGCGAGTCGAGATTAATGCGGATACGCGTCTCCGTTTCTCGGCTCTTCTTGcgacaaacttttttttagattttcatCGAGCACGTAAGAGCATCGGCCCGCCTCCGCCGAGACTACCTTGATTACGGCGCGTTTCGGCGCGTCAAGTCGCACATCTTCTCGCACGTGCAGGAGCTATTtacgagcgagcgagctagagagagagggagggagagagaaaccgACGCGCTGACAGTGTCATCAGATCGTTTTTCTATCTAATCGTAATTGCGCTTCGATTAGAATCGAAGACGTCTCCGAGGTACTCGTCTCCCATGgcgaatagagaaaaagaagtcggATCGCAAAGCGGAATCTTGCTATCTCCGGGAAAGCCAAAAGGATCGTGGGAGGTTAATCATCGAGGAGCGACAAAGCTGATTCCGATTCCCGTGGATCACGTAGACAGAAGCGAACGAAACGCGAACCTTCCTCGTTCCTCCGCTCTCACCCTTTCCTTcatcttcgttcgtttattctctCATACAAAATCAATAAGCTCTTCCTCCTTTCCGTTCCTCGCTTGAGcgagcttctctctttcaccacCCTTTTTATCTCCCCcacttctttctccttccttctcgtcTTCGTTGGCCGGTGAAGCGCGCGACGCGCAAGACGAATCGTCGTCGATCGGACGATAAAGCTTGTACCGGTCACACTTCGTATTATTGGCGGCTAGAATCAAAGGACTAGGTGCATCTACGCGCGCCGAGCCGCACGTATACGCGAACGTCTCCTCCGCGAATAAACATTCTGCGGGCGTAGCTCGCGTTCTCGGCAAAAAGCGTCAGAACGGATCtcgagtcgtcgtcgtcgtcgttgtttcctcctcctcctcctcctcctccaccttttCCTTCGCCTTTTCTTCGACGACGAGTATTGGGAAATGAAGATGATgctacaacgacgacgacgaagacaaagacgaaaacgaaaacgaaaacgcaGACAAAGACAAGGATGAAGACGAggatgaagacgaagacgaagacgaagacgaagacgaagacggcGAGCTTGTAGTTTCGCATCTTTTTCATACCTTTCTCGCAGGGAATAAAAAGGATTGGCACAGATTTTTGTAAGGTTGACTCGCGAGTTAATCCATCGGTCGATCGATGAGAAAGAACTATACTTGTGGCCATCAACGGAAGAAATTAGAACATTGGAAAAAGGCTTCAATTATAGGAGAAACAAACTGAAAGGGGTTCCATAAATGGGTTTATTTTTCAGATACGTCGGATCCGAGGGATAAAGCAAATGAGCTAGATGAGGATTACAGGAACTCTCTTTATTGTACGCGTATAATTAAATCGTATATAATGTACGCGCGCGTTCTCTCGCACGAACGCGCGCATACGGCTTGATTCTAATAATACTGCGACGGAGGTGTAGAGTGGGTTGGAAGTtaaagttaaatattaattaaatagaacgtcgatataaataaattaaaagttttcttaCGATCTACGAtgattttgtttatatctaATGTAATTCGCGACGACGGTCGGGGTGGATCGCGGATCCGTTAAATCGCATCGGAATCGGCTTCGAACGAAATTGGCTCTGAAAATACAAAGGTAGTTTCGCGCGCATAGTTCGCAACAGGACGACTCGGTTAGAGTTTCACTTGCAAACGGTGATCCACTCTTCGACGGTGCAATTCTGACACTGAACGTAGCAGCACCAATGAAACTTGCACCTGCACCTTTCGGTGCGCCTTTGCCTGACGACGTTGTAACCTCTTCCGCAGCATAGGCTGCCGCAACCGTCCCCGGCAGAGCTCGTCTTGTTGCACCTACGTCCGGCCGTGCCGGGAATGTCCGCGGCAGGATCCCTTTCGCAAAAGTTTGGCgacttttgataataaaagagCTGCTTCGCGAGATCCCGCGGTTTCCTTTTGCGCCCGGCTCCTCTCTCCCGATGCTTCCTCTGTCTTTGACGATCCGGTCTTCTTCTCCTCGATCCTCTTGCCCTGGCCAACGGCGTGACGCTTCCGAGATTGCTCTGCGCGACCAGGACGGCGTTTCTGAAACGATCTTTGAGCGTCTTGCCGACTATTCGAAAGTCCGGCACCACCTTCCAGCACGTCTTGAGCTCGCACGAACCGGACATGCCGTGACACTTGCATCTCACTTGCATGTTGCTCGCTACCGACTGAAACACAAGTCAGAAGTTAATATAAATGCGGGAATGGACCGTACGCGAGCGACGGCATGACTCGTGAAAAACGGCGAATCTAACTTGGTTTCTTTTAGACAAAGAGGTGTCGCGTACAAAACAGTTAATGAGTCTACGGCTGGGTGGTCCCGCCCGAGGCTTCGTCTTAATAACGTCGAGGGCCGAGAGCGAGCGTGGAGAGCACCACGaacgaggaaaagaggaataaagagagagaaacccaccgtcctcttctctcttcctctccctcccttccaccctctctctctctctctctctctctctctctctctcctttctacgctttttcttcttcttcttctactcctccttcctcttttttctccattcgTGCTCCCTACCCTCGCTTTGGCTTCCGTCATGGGCGGAGTTTGAACGCGGACCACTAAAAAGCTAAAAACTTTGAGGTTGGAGGAAGAGACGGCACGGTCGTGATTTCGTTGTAAGAAATAATCATCGATCGTagaggacaaagaaaaaatagtcgTCTTACCAAACGTCCTGCTTGGTTGTTGTGCAAGTTAACGGTAGACTGTATGTCGCCGGCCTTCTCGCGAGAGTCTAGGAACTGTCTCGAAAACTCCATGCCGTAATCGAGATTGTGAGAGCACCCGCCCCATTTCCATTGGGTGCCCCTGGCCTTGGCCGGCGGTTTCGCTTTGTAGCTGGACGGGTCGCATCCGCAGGAGAGCAGTCTTCCCATGCTGCAGGCGCGCGCCACGCTATGAGCCACTCCTGCTGCCGATATCGCGTAAGCGAAGGCCGTCTCTCTGTAACCTGCGATCGAGCTTCGTATCATGGGCGTCAAAGTTGTGTACCTAAGCCGAAGATCGGAGAATTCTTGGAGGGTACCTCGTCCACGTCGCGTTAGCAAATTGCCGCTCGGAAAACAGCCAGGATAATATACGCGAAGCGGACGTTCTCCTTTCTCGCGAAGGGAGTACGAGCTTCCGTAGAAGGAGTTACAAATGGCGATCGCGGACAACCTCCCGAGACAACGGTTCGAAGCTAGATTATTCAGCCGTCCGTCAAAACGAAGCGTGCCCGTCCTACGTATGAGCGAGCTcgtctcttttcgtctctcgAACGGCACCTTTCGCTTCCCTTCATTAGCGATCCTTTCGAGGATAGATCCTGAGAAAGggagaccgagagagagagagagagagagagagagagagagagagagagagagagagagagggagggagagagcaAGAAGCAGAGTGACGCGAGCGTGCAGCACCCTGGCTAGCCTCGGCAGACGTTCGTTAAGCGATGCGACGTCGAGCGCAGTTTTTCTTCGGGCCCTCCCGCGTCCAAGGTCCTCCCGTCGTCGCGAGCTCTCCTCCTTGGAGTCGGATTGACGGACGGCCGACCGTCAAACCGCAGTGGTGGCTGTCAACTTACAAACGATACGACACACGAGCGTTGCCTGCCTGCCCGAGCAAGATTCGAAGGGGCCTCCTCTCCTTCGACAATGCCCACATTACTCTACCCTTTCTCCTGCCTCGAGAAGTTACTCCGAAGCCATGGATACCGGCCGGCCGACCGGCATTTGCAGTATTCATGAGGACGAGATACCGAGGAGACGCGCTAAAGGCGCTCCTAAAAGGATTTGTGGCATTCGTTCTCGACACCCGATGAGGCACCACGCTGCTGCTACTCCGTCTCTGcgctctcctcctcctcctcctcctgcccccccccttctcctcctccgcGAAGacgattctttcctttctccctcgCGAGGGGatgcgaacgaacgaggaTGCAAAAGATTccagaaaaggaaagagatacgCTTTGCTCTCGAGTCTCCTTTCCTTCCAACGCTACCAGGTATTAATAATTCCGTTTGAGTCTTCCTTGAATCGCAAAGATTTCCAAGTGGCAAGTGGCGCGTAAGCTCGGACGCGATGCCCATCGAACCTTACCTTCTCTATATACGGATATTGGTAGGAACCGTTTTATAATCGTCCGAGTTGCGCGAGATCGCGGAGGTGCGCACCACGGGGACTCGCAATAAATCCTCCTGCGAGAGCCGTGCGTCTCTCGTCGTGGACAGCGCGGCCGGAAGgacaacagagagagagagagagagagagagagagagagagagagagagagagacaaagagagaaagaatctcTTCGCTTTCTCGATTCTGGGACACGGTGACGAATGGCGAGCCGATCCCCTTCGGCAAAGTTCGCGTCAGACCCGAATCGCTGCTCTTAGATAACTCAATAGATACGGAGGGCAAGGGAGTAGGAGCGTCGAGTACGGGAGGTCCGGCTCAAAGACTCGCCACGAAGAACGTCCTCGAGTACGGATCGAACCGGTGCAACGAGTTTCTTAATTAATGGCCTTGCGATAGATCTGCCTTTTATATGACGATCGCCTTAGAAGGGAGCTTTCTCGCGCAGGTGGCGCTCGTTTCTTGCGATTCGTCGCGACCCTCGTAAATTCTCGCgttcgaaacgattttctcCGAATTAATCGGATTATCCTGTCGCTAGTAGAAAAGGAAGTTTTCCGTTTGGAAGGAGACTGGAGATTTTCATCGACGAAATCTACTTGTGCGGGCTGTGCGCGTTCCTTTCCGTTAGAcgtttcatctcttttcttttttctttctttttttttttttacaaaaaagtaagtaagtaagtaaggaaggaaggaaggaaggaaggaaggaagaaacgagagaataagaatgagaaaatagagagaagcgTGTCCGAGGGATTTAACGGCACGATGACCGGCTTCGAGACGTGCTCCCGGACTCGAAATTCGACACGCTGGATTTCTTGCCGACCGTCCGTTCTTCGAGCCGAGCTACGATATAGACTTTAAGAAGCAAAGATCGTTCGCAATGGCCGCGACTCGAAGTCCCGTTTACCTGGATTCGTGGAATTCGCTGCGCTTCGATCGGGAGACCCGTGATGATCGTAGGGGAGCCGGCACGAGGACTCTATTTTCGAGTCGTCTCCCCGTTCGATCGACGACGATCGTAGGAGAACGGATCGGAGAAGAATCGGGTGAGAAATTCCACGTTACTCTTTTCGTTGCGACGGGTTTATGGTTTTACGTAACGCAGGAAAAAACGAGGGAATCGACACCTCGACGTAGCCGGTCGTAAGAAATCGTAGGGTCGATGGAAGAGGCGAGATAACGACGGCGCGAGCGAGGGCACGAGAGGGAGCGAGGaccgaggagagagagaaggctgGTCCGAGGGCCTCCCGCTCGACGGAGCTCAAGCTTTCAGGTCAGGTGCGCCCGATGTCGCGCTCTCGCGCATTCGTCCGACACGATATATGTTTCCTCTTTCGGCGCACGTACGCGCCACGACGAATTTATATGTCACGCTGGTCCAGTGGCGAGGCCCCCTCCAAACCTTCTTATGGAATTGGGACAGGTTTTCGACGCTGCCCTCGTTGCCTCCGTTAGCAACGAGCCAACGAGGAAGACGCGCAACCGTGGTCTCGTGATTTAATGAAATCTCGCGTCTCTCGACTTTTTTCTACCTCTTCGAGCCTCTAAGAAGCTAGAGCATCGAAGTTGTATCAGGACGTTATTACCTCTTTGTAGGAGCACGCTGCTCTGCTGCGTTCTGCTGCTCGGGGTGAGGGAGGAACAGTTCCACCTGTGCCACATGAATTGATGCTGGCATTCTAATATCGCCATCTGTAGTCCCTTCAGAGCCGCTACCGTCACGTCCGGGTTTCTGTGGCAGAGTTCACGTTGCTCCTTCGTCAATCCAGGTATTCCGTTGCAAACGACGGCACTGCCGCTAACCCAATCGTCCACCGAATTGCTCATCAAACAACTGCCGCTGCAAACGAAGATGtagatctttttattaacgGGACACTTTGAGATTTATCGCCTTCGTACTTTGCCAATTTCTTGGAATCGCGAGAAAGCCGATCTTCCCACGGACGCGTTCGATCGGTTTGAGTGATTTCGGTCGTACGGAATGTCCCGCCGCGGAGATTCCTCTTACGATCGCGGTATGCCGTGATCTCCTTCCTacccaccctttctctctctccctcccccctctctcctctcatcAAGGCTCGTTCGACCTCTCGCTTTATCGGATTCTCGATCGCGAAGGTTGCTCGCTCCTGAatctttcgtcgatcgatgGGATTCTCTTGCGAGATAGGAAAATCTAAGAGAAAGTGcacctgtctctctctctctctctctctctctctctctctctaagttgaaattaattaatcgaccATCAGGCAGATGCCGTCGCTTAAGATAACGCTCTAAGAGCTCTTCTTCCGAGAGGCAAAGGCCGTTATCGCTACGACGACGGTAGCGGTGATCGTGCAGGAGGAAGGAGCCGCGGCTCGATGATCTGTTCTTTGAAAGCGTTTCGCACCTCTTGACCTCGGTCTCGTAAAATCGTCGAAAGGAAAACAGACGTGGACGGTATGAGTCGAAAGAGAATG
This window harbors:
- the LOC122630257 gene encoding protein Wnt-10b; the protein is MPSSRPAAGRTYYEGPPARIARKIVARIAARIARTVALLLLLFEHRRGSCLMSNSVDDWVSGSAVVCNGIPGLTKEQRELCHRNPDVTVAALKGLQMAILECQHQFMWHRWNCSSLTPSSRTQQSSVLLQRGYRETAFAYAISAAGVAHSVARACSMGRLLSCGCDPSSYKAKPPAKARGTQWKWGGCSHNLDYGMEFSRQFLDSREKAGDIQSTVNLHNNQAGRLSVASNMQVRCKCHGMSGSCELKTCWKVVPDFRIVGKTLKDRFRNAVLVAQSNLGSVTPLARARGSRRRRPDRQRQRKHRERGAGRKRKPRDLAKQLFYYQKSPNFCERDPAADIPGTAGRRCNKTSSAGDGCGSLCCGRGYNVVRQRRTERCRCKFHWCCYVQCQNCTVEEWITVCK